One genomic window of [Chlorobium] sp. 445 includes the following:
- a CDS encoding acylneuraminate cytidylyltransferase translates to MKLLVVVQARTGSSRLPNKIFLPLAGKPLLQRQLERIQAACTPFELIVATTIDPSDDAVRKLCNDINVKCFSGHPTDLLDRHYQAALQEKADAVVKIPSDCPLIDPHVIDRVLGAFLHHYEHIDYVSNLHPPTYPDGNDVEVMPIHVLEIAWREATKNYEREHTTPFIWEQPERFRLMNVVWESGLDYSKSHRFTIDYPEDYEFIKVVYDELWTAHRPIFLLADILQLLEAKPELLSLNQKYAGVNWYRLHIGELKTISAKDTRQI, encoded by the coding sequence ATGAAACTTCTTGTTGTCGTGCAAGCACGTACAGGCTCGAGTCGATTACCAAATAAAATTTTCTTGCCACTTGCTGGCAAACCGCTCTTACAACGCCAACTCGAGCGCATTCAGGCAGCTTGCACCCCCTTTGAACTTATCGTAGCGACAACGATAGACCCAAGTGATGATGCTGTCCGCAAGCTCTGCAACGACATCAATGTCAAATGCTTCTCTGGTCATCCAACGGATTTGCTCGATCGGCACTATCAAGCTGCACTGCAAGAAAAAGCCGACGCTGTGGTCAAGATTCCATCAGATTGTCCACTCATTGATCCGCATGTCATTGACCGTGTCTTAGGTGCATTTCTGCACCATTACGAGCACATTGATTATGTCAGCAATTTGCATCCACCCACTTACCCTGACGGCAACGATGTGGAAGTTATGCCTATACACGTTTTAGAAATAGCTTGGCGCGAAGCGACAAAGAACTACGAACGCGAACACACCACACCCTTTATCTGGGAACAGCCCGAACGCTTTCGCCTGATGAATGTTGTTTGGGAGAGCGGACTGGATTACTCTAAATCGCACCGCTTTACAATTGACTATCCAGAAGATTACGAGTTTATCAAAGTCGTCTATGATGAACTTTGGACAGCGCATCGCCCTATTTTTTTACTTGCCGATATTCTTCAACTGCTTGAAGCTAAGCCTGAACTTCTGAGCCTCAATCAAAAGTATGCAGGAGTGAATTGGTATCGGCTTCACATTGGTGAGCTTAAAACCATTAGCGCAAAAGACACAAGGCAGATTTGA
- a CDS encoding MarR family transcriptional regulator — MQKVQREVVREYGEAYHAFGLNRVMGHIVGLLISSEEPLSLDEICSKLGRSKGPISQIMRRLLERNLVRKVLMHENSRKDYYEIHPNAFENAFRNHAERIRNNIRIAKRLKSALAESGASMPLLSQRLNEMEDFFTLMDKFHEEFLAAWNASQERKTQSTK; from the coding sequence ATGCAAAAAGTACAGCGCGAAGTCGTCAGAGAATACGGTGAAGCCTATCACGCTTTTGGTCTTAATCGTGTGATGGGCCATATTGTTGGGCTTTTGATTTCCTCCGAAGAGCCTCTTTCCCTTGATGAAATTTGCAGCAAACTTGGACGCAGCAAGGGTCCCATAAGCCAAATCATGCGTCGGCTCCTTGAACGCAATCTGGTTCGCAAAGTGCTCATGCACGAAAACTCCCGCAAAGATTACTACGAAATTCACCCGAACGCTTTTGAAAATGCATTTCGCAACCACGCCGAGCGCATTCGCAACAATATCAGAATCGCAAAGCGGCTTAAATCTGCGCTTGCAGAATCTGGGGCATCCATGCCTCTGCTGAGCCAGCGCTTGAATGAGATGGAAGATTTCTTTACGCTGATGGATAAGTTTCATGAAGAGTTTCTTGCAGCGTGGAATGCTTCGCAAGAGCGCAAGACTCAATCAACGAAGTAA
- a CDS encoding alkane 1-monooxygenase gives MVFKERKNQPEPHSPLFADTLLLIHVVTHTVAIASLLHGIASGLLVGKFVWFAALSTGINSGVSGIIVAHELIHRKSKVWQALGIWNLLLVNYAHFYIEHIKAHHRYAATLKDAATARYGESVYGFIWRTIPAQFRSALHLEAERLIKKGRSPFGLSNFVVASALAQLIIVLGVFSYLGLWAGLAYLLQALIAVLLLEITNYAQHYGLLRSETERISAEHSWNTDNASSRFFLLELPRHSDHHYYASRPYQELLSYPESPTLPTGYLGLLPVVLIPPLWFKMTHPILAARSKVSPMS, from the coding sequence TTGGTTTTCAAAGAAAGAAAAAATCAGCCTGAGCCGCATTCTCCTCTCTTTGCCGATACCCTACTGCTGATTCATGTTGTAACACACACCGTTGCTATCGCTAGTCTGCTGCACGGCATTGCCAGTGGTTTACTTGTAGGCAAGTTTGTGTGGTTTGCTGCACTCTCGACAGGCATCAATTCCGGTGTGTCGGGCATCATTGTTGCCCACGAACTTATTCACCGCAAGTCAAAAGTGTGGCAAGCCTTAGGCATTTGGAATTTGCTGCTAGTAAATTACGCACACTTCTACATTGAGCATATCAAAGCCCATCATCGCTATGCTGCCACACTCAAAGACGCTGCTACCGCACGCTACGGTGAAAGCGTTTATGGTTTTATTTGGCGCACGATTCCAGCACAGTTTCGCAGTGCCTTGCATCTTGAAGCCGAACGCTTGATAAAAAAAGGTCGTTCCCCCTTTGGCTTGAGCAATTTTGTTGTTGCCTCTGCTTTGGCACAGCTTATTATCGTGCTGGGCGTGTTTAGCTATTTGGGGCTTTGGGCAGGACTTGCCTACTTGCTACAAGCGCTTATCGCCGTTCTACTGCTTGAAATTACTAACTATGCACAGCACTATGGACTTCTCCGCTCCGAAACAGAGCGCATCTCTGCAGAACATTCTTGGAACACTGACAACGCCTCATCACGCTTTTTCCTTTTAGAACTTCCTCGCCACAGCGATCACCACTATTATGCCTCACGCCCTTATCAGGAACTTTTGAGTTACCCCGAAAGCCCAACTTTGCCTACAGGATACTTAGGTCTTTTGCCCGTTGTGCTCATTCCGCCACTATGGTTTAAGATGACGCACCCGATTTTAGCAGCGCGTAGCAAAGTTTCGCCAATGTCTTAG
- a CDS encoding (2Fe-2S)-binding protein, translating to MVTKCVCFGKTFAELKAVMQQRNLRTFEQLKSEVAFGENCQLCVAYIHKMIETGQTAFQVKAIE from the coding sequence ATGGTGACCAAGTGCGTTTGTTTCGGTAAAACTTTTGCTGAACTCAAAGCTGTGATGCAGCAGCGAAACTTACGCACCTTTGAGCAACTCAAGTCTGAGGTAGCGTTCGGGGAAAATTGTCAGCTATGCGTGGCGTATATCCATAAGATGATTGAAACTGGTCAGACGGCGTTTCAGGTCAAAGCTATAGAATAG
- a CDS encoding DNA-binding response regulator — protein MKRLLIIEDDPTIQRGLKIALEKEFYHVETAADGEFGFELAKVKDFDLIILDLMLPNKNGEDICRDLRRAGVATPIVMLTSKSDEFDKVVCFKLGADDYVTKPFSIHELKARIEAILRRSQSVQADDEKTHQKLIEQIYFADVVIDFRKQQAKKGNKDIKLSAKEFEILKFLAENEGKVISREELLREVWGYKTPVPNTRTVDNYILSLRKKLEPDAAQPKHLLTVHTSGYKFVR, from the coding sequence ATGAAACGCTTGCTTATCATTGAGGACGACCCTACAATTCAACGTGGCTTAAAAATTGCTCTCGAAAAAGAGTTTTATCATGTGGAAACAGCTGCAGATGGTGAGTTCGGTTTTGAACTTGCAAAAGTCAAAGACTTTGACCTCATCATTCTCGACTTGATGCTGCCAAACAAAAATGGAGAGGATATTTGCCGCGACTTACGCCGCGCAGGTGTAGCAACCCCAATCGTGATGCTGACCAGCAAATCTGATGAATTCGATAAAGTTGTCTGTTTCAAATTAGGAGCAGATGATTATGTAACAAAGCCCTTTAGCATTCACGAACTTAAAGCGCGTATAGAAGCCATTTTGCGCCGCAGTCAATCCGTGCAAGCTGATGATGAAAAAACGCATCAAAAATTAATTGAGCAAATCTACTTTGCCGATGTGGTCATTGACTTCCGTAAGCAGCAGGCAAAAAAGGGCAATAAAGACATCAAACTGTCTGCTAAAGAGTTTGAAATCTTAAAGTTTCTTGCAGAAAACGAAGGCAAGGTGATCTCGCGTGAAGAACTCCTAAGAGAAGTATGGGGCTATAAAACGCCAGTGCCTAACACGCGCACGGTCGATAACTACATTTTGAGTTTGCGCAAAAAGTTAGAGCCCGATGCCGCTCAGCCGAAGCATTTGCTCACGGTGCATACATCGGGCTACAAGTTCGTGCGTTAA
- the mfd gene encoding transcription-repair coupling factor encodes MQNLSPSQSLFSRIYLEKISLASLIETLDLRIKVQTVLSHAQSKRKVALSGLCGSLGSLLLAELFRSTSAPMLIVAKDERLELYENDLHILLGEASIMDFEREPSLTLSALLAGEKKIILTSPSELCRKVLAQETAIERRMHLRRGETIGYDTLQAFLQNNGFERKEFVEEEGDYAVRGSIIDVFSFGALKPVRIEFFGDEIESIRTFEVNTQLSNAEESDFELVANMIGSSEASASLLAYLPAESLVITAVFSDEEFGVSDSDYFSRQEIEKKLMSFAQVQLLELTKGDVHFDATPQTRFDSNFQLFAESLKKDVARGARSVIATQSQKELNDIAEFLTAEPAGESGDALTLQTLSLNFYEGFSCQSLSLYTESDIFGKLHAHRRRRRRRRRQISLRDLRALKVGDYIVHEEHGIGRFMGLEKIKVAGAWQECVLIEYDRGDKLYVNLQNLHLLSKYSAGEGAHTKLSRLGSDKWQQQKERVKKRLKDIARNLIELYAKRKMTQGFAAPADTVWMREFEAAFIFEETPDQLSAIEAIKQDMQSPAPMDRLICGDAGFGKTEVAMRAAFKATEGGKQVAVLVPTTILAHQHLRTFRQRFQNFPVRIEVLSRFVPKSEQKRIVEQIQNGEVDIVIGTHRLVSKDVKFKDLGLLIIDEEQHFGVAIKEKLREDFPTVDTLTLTATPIPRTLQFSMMGARDLSIISTPPKNRQPIETIVHEFDPELIRQAIGRELARGGQVFFLHNRIDSIAQIFDLLKGLFPKARIRIAHAQLPSKELEEIMMDFLDREVDILICTTIVESGLDISNVNTIIINRADMLGLADLYQLRGRVGRSDRKAYCYLLTPPASTLTQEALQRLATIEEFTELGSGFNVAMRDLDIRGAGNLLGAEQSGYIYELGFDLYQKILEEAVAELKSTEFQNIFKEAEAQKSKPDKPTEVTFYFNALIPDYYVESASERFALYERLTKLTNQEGLAQFAAELQDRFGKMPEECENLLLVTRLRLAATALGISRIEVMEKKCVLTFPEGEDRAFYEGKIFGAVLDAINSGALKDYSPTFKNEKRLKLDITFPKDYKDTPKKAIETVMQILKKFHPEAETVSAV; translated from the coding sequence ATGCAAAACTTGTCGCCATCGCAAAGTTTATTCAGTCGGATATACCTTGAAAAAATTTCGCTGGCATCACTCATAGAAACCCTTGACCTTCGCATAAAAGTTCAAACGGTGCTCTCGCATGCACAATCAAAGCGAAAAGTTGCACTTTCAGGTTTATGTGGTTCGCTCGGCTCTCTTTTGCTTGCTGAACTTTTCAGAAGCACATCTGCGCCAATGCTCATCGTGGCAAAAGATGAACGGCTTGAGCTTTACGAAAACGACTTGCACATACTCTTGGGCGAAGCCAGCATCATGGATTTTGAGAGAGAGCCTTCGCTGACGCTTTCCGCATTGCTTGCAGGCGAAAAGAAAATAATCTTGACAAGCCCGTCAGAACTGTGCCGAAAAGTGCTTGCCCAAGAAACTGCGATTGAACGGCGCATGCACCTCAGACGCGGAGAAACGATTGGCTACGACACGCTACAGGCCTTTCTGCAAAACAATGGCTTTGAGCGAAAAGAGTTTGTCGAAGAAGAGGGCGATTATGCTGTACGTGGCTCAATTATTGATGTGTTCTCTTTTGGGGCGTTGAAGCCTGTAAGAATTGAATTTTTTGGCGATGAGATTGAATCCATTCGCACCTTTGAAGTCAATACACAACTCTCAAATGCAGAGGAGAGTGACTTCGAGCTGGTGGCAAACATGATTGGCTCATCGGAGGCATCGGCATCACTGCTGGCGTATTTACCTGCCGAAAGTCTTGTCATTACAGCTGTCTTCAGTGATGAGGAGTTCGGCGTGAGTGACAGCGACTACTTTTCGCGTCAAGAAATTGAGAAGAAACTCATGTCATTTGCACAGGTGCAACTGCTGGAACTGACAAAAGGCGATGTGCATTTTGACGCTACGCCACAAACGCGTTTTGACTCCAACTTCCAACTCTTTGCTGAATCGCTCAAAAAAGATGTAGCGCGTGGTGCACGAAGCGTTATAGCCACACAGTCGCAAAAAGAGCTAAACGACATAGCAGAATTTCTCACGGCAGAGCCTGCAGGTGAGAGCGGCGATGCACTCACATTGCAGACCCTCTCGCTTAATTTCTACGAGGGCTTTTCTTGCCAGAGCTTATCACTCTACACAGAATCAGACATTTTTGGCAAACTGCATGCACACCGACGGCGACGCCGAAGACGACGGCGACAAATTTCGCTGAGAGATTTACGTGCGCTCAAAGTCGGTGACTACATCGTGCACGAAGAACATGGTATCGGACGCTTTATGGGTCTTGAAAAAATTAAAGTAGCAGGGGCGTGGCAAGAGTGTGTGCTCATCGAGTATGACAGAGGCGATAAGCTCTATGTCAATCTGCAAAATTTGCATCTACTCTCGAAGTATTCTGCTGGCGAAGGTGCACACACCAAGCTCTCTCGCTTGGGCAGCGATAAATGGCAACAGCAAAAAGAGCGCGTCAAGAAGCGTCTGAAAGATATTGCGCGTAACCTTATTGAACTCTACGCCAAACGCAAAATGACACAAGGCTTTGCGGCGCCTGCCGATACGGTCTGGATGCGAGAATTTGAAGCGGCATTTATCTTCGAAGAAACCCCTGACCAGCTGAGCGCAATTGAAGCCATCAAGCAAGATATGCAGTCGCCTGCGCCGATGGACAGGCTCATCTGCGGTGATGCAGGATTTGGCAAGACGGAAGTAGCCATGCGTGCGGCATTCAAAGCCACTGAGGGCGGCAAACAAGTCGCTGTGCTGGTACCGACAACCATTCTTGCGCATCAACACCTGCGAACCTTCAGGCAACGCTTTCAGAATTTTCCTGTGCGCATTGAGGTCCTAAGCCGCTTTGTGCCGAAGTCGGAGCAGAAACGCATTGTGGAGCAGATTCAAAACGGTGAAGTCGATATTGTAATCGGCACGCATCGTTTGGTCTCGAAAGATGTGAAGTTCAAAGATTTGGGTTTATTGATTATTGATGAAGAGCAGCATTTTGGCGTGGCAATAAAAGAAAAATTGCGTGAGGATTTCCCAACCGTCGATACACTAACGCTGACAGCCACGCCTATTCCGCGCACACTGCAATTTTCAATGATGGGCGCGCGCGATCTTTCTATCATTTCCACACCGCCAAAAAATCGTCAACCGATTGAGACCATCGTGCATGAATTTGATCCTGAACTTATTCGGCAAGCGATTGGGCGAGAACTGGCGCGCGGCGGTCAGGTCTTTTTCCTTCATAACCGCATCGACTCGATTGCTCAGATTTTTGATCTGCTCAAAGGTCTTTTCCCAAAAGCACGTATCCGAATTGCACACGCACAATTGCCAAGCAAAGAACTTGAAGAAATCATGATGGATTTTCTCGACCGAGAAGTCGATATTTTGATTTGCACCACCATTGTAGAATCGGGGCTTGATATTTCAAATGTCAATACAATTATCATCAATCGCGCCGATATGCTTGGGCTAGCTGACCTCTATCAACTGCGCGGGCGCGTTGGGCGTAGCGACCGCAAAGCCTATTGCTACCTGCTCACACCACCAGCATCCACGCTCACACAAGAAGCGCTGCAACGCTTGGCTACGATTGAGGAATTCACCGAACTGGGTTCTGGCTTCAATGTCGCCATGCGCGATTTGGACATTCGTGGCGCAGGCAATCTCTTAGGGGCAGAGCAATCAGGCTACATCTACGAACTGGGCTTTGATCTCTACCAAAAAATTTTGGAAGAAGCCGTGGCAGAATTGAAGTCCACAGAGTTTCAAAACATTTTCAAAGAAGCTGAGGCACAAAAATCTAAGCCTGACAAACCCACTGAGGTTACATTCTACTTCAATGCGCTCATCCCAGACTATTATGTTGAGTCCGCCTCGGAGCGCTTTGCGCTCTACGAACGCCTGACAAAACTGACAAACCAAGAAGGTCTGGCACAGTTTGCAGCTGAACTGCAAGATCGTTTCGGCAAGATGCCAGAAGAGTGCGAAAATCTTTTGCTGGTAACACGCCTCAGACTTGCCGCAACCGCACTTGGCATTTCACGCATAGAAGTGATGGAGAAAAAATGCGTGCTAACCTTCCCCGAAGGCGAGGACAGAGCGTTCTATGAAGGCAAAATTTTTGGCGCCGTGCTCGATGCCATCAACTCCGGTGCGCTCAAAGACTATTCGCCGACCTTTAAGAACGAAAAGCGGCTTAAGCTCGACATCACATTTCCAAAAGACTACAAAGACACGCCTAAGAAAGCCATTGAGACCGTGATGCAAATCTTGAAAAAATTTCACCCTGAAGCAGAAACGGTAAGCGCTGTTTAG
- a CDS encoding NADH-quinone oxidoreductase subunit I produces the protein MQTKNPPITRTKLSFLERLYLPEIFKGMAYTFAQMFRPKFTMPYPEVKWKPPAVFRGRPVLVEREDKTGERCVACGLCARVCPPLAISMQANETDLPQERHPITFEINMLRCIYCGYCEEVCPEEAIVMSDEYDITYHSRENAIMDKQKLLVPMEKVKARLEFLRQYKNSVRRFEDQVVGEDAQK, from the coding sequence ATGCAAACCAAGAATCCTCCGATTACGCGCACGAAACTCTCTTTTCTTGAGCGCTTATACTTGCCTGAAATTTTCAAGGGCATGGCTTATACATTTGCGCAGATGTTTCGTCCGAAATTCACCATGCCATATCCTGAAGTCAAATGGAAGCCGCCAGCAGTTTTTCGTGGTCGTCCCGTCTTAGTTGAGCGCGAGGACAAGACTGGTGAGCGTTGTGTGGCATGTGGGCTCTGTGCACGTGTCTGTCCGCCGCTTGCTATTTCTATGCAAGCTAATGAAACCGACCTTCCCCAAGAGCGGCATCCGATTACCTTTGAAATTAATATGCTGCGCTGCATTTACTGCGGCTACTGCGAAGAAGTTTGTCCCGAAGAAGCTATCGTGATGAGTGATGAATACGACATTACGTATCACTCGCGCGAAAATGCGATTATGGATAAGCAAAAGTTGCTGGTGCCGATGGAAAAGGTTAAAGCTCGCTTAGAGTTTTTGCGCCAGTACAAAAATTCTGTGCGCCGTTTCGAAGACCAAGTCGTGGGCGAAGACGCGCAAAAGTAG
- a CDS encoding ADP-forming succinate--CoA ligase subunit beta produces the protein MNIHEHQAKDILRRYNVPVPKSIVAFTAEEARDAAERLFAEQGGGVVVVKAQIHAGGRGKAGGVKVARSVEEAYEIARKMLGMKLVTHQTGPSGKQVHRLLIEQGVNIEKEFYLGITLDRAVSKNVLMVSTEGGVDIESVAEHSPEKIFKQHLHPLLGLQAYQAREAALFLGLQGEQFKNAVQFILALSHAYQQIDASLAEINPLVVTKEGAVLALDAKINLDDNALFRHKEFLEMRDITEEDPLEVEASASNLNYVKLDGNVGCMVNGAGLAMATMDIIQLAGGKPANFLDVGGSASAKTVEAGFKIILSDPSVKAILVNIFGGIVRCDRVAAGIIEAAKNLAIKLPVIVRLEGTNADLAKSMLDDSGLNLIPADDFKSAAEKVTTALQTVS, from the coding sequence ATGAATATCCACGAGCATCAAGCGAAAGATATTCTGCGACGCTACAATGTGCCGGTACCCAAAAGCATTGTTGCATTTACAGCAGAAGAAGCACGCGATGCGGCAGAGCGGCTCTTTGCAGAACAAGGCGGTGGTGTAGTTGTCGTCAAGGCGCAAATTCATGCGGGCGGGCGCGGCAAAGCAGGGGGCGTTAAGGTGGCTAGAAGTGTGGAAGAAGCCTACGAGATTGCGCGCAAAATGCTGGGAATGAAACTCGTTACACATCAAACTGGTCCAAGCGGCAAACAAGTGCACCGTTTGCTCATCGAGCAAGGTGTCAATATCGAAAAGGAATTTTACTTAGGCATTACGCTTGATCGTGCAGTTTCGAAAAATGTGCTGATGGTCTCTACCGAGGGCGGCGTGGATATTGAGAGCGTAGCAGAACATTCGCCTGAAAAAATCTTCAAGCAGCATCTTCACCCGTTGCTTGGTCTTCAGGCTTATCAAGCACGTGAGGCTGCACTTTTCTTAGGTCTGCAAGGTGAGCAGTTCAAAAATGCCGTGCAGTTTATTCTCGCACTCTCTCATGCCTACCAGCAAATCGATGCCTCCCTTGCTGAAATCAATCCACTTGTCGTAACAAAAGAAGGTGCCGTCTTGGCACTTGACGCTAAAATCAATCTTGATGACAATGCGCTGTTCCGCCACAAAGAGTTTCTTGAGATGCGTGATATTACTGAAGAAGACCCGCTTGAAGTCGAAGCTTCTGCCTCTAACCTTAATTACGTCAAACTCGATGGCAATGTCGGCTGTATGGTGAATGGCGCAGGTCTTGCCATGGCAACGATGGACATCATTCAACTTGCTGGAGGCAAGCCTGCAAATTTTCTGGATGTCGGTGGCAGTGCCAGTGCAAAGACTGTTGAAGCAGGTTTCAAAATTATTCTCTCAGACCCCAGTGTGAAAGCGATTTTGGTCAATATCTTTGGTGGTATTGTCCGCTGCGATCGTGTTGCTGCCGGCATCATTGAAGCAGCAAAGAATCTGGCGATTAAACTCCCGGTTATTGTACGTTTAGAAGGCACCAATGCCGACCTTGCCAAATCTATGCTGGATGACTCCGGTCTAAACCTCATTCCTGCCGATGATTTCAAAAGCGCAGCAGAAAAGGTTACGACCGCCTTACAGACTGTTTCATA